One region of Fragaria vesca subsp. vesca linkage group LG4, FraVesHawaii_1.0, whole genome shotgun sequence genomic DNA includes:
- the LOC101292400 gene encoding S-adenosylmethionine decarboxylase proenzyme 3-like: MALSGFEGFEKRLELHFFGDDPKNVGLGLRLLDFEILDEQILQAVQCTVVSAVANHYFDAYVLSESSLFVYPTKIIIKTCGTTELLKSVAPLLRHASLLGLTLTSCRYSRGNFIFPAAQPFPHDTFQNEVVYLEDSLPDSLCYRKASVMPSKTPSHSWHVFSASTEATSYPLNGDVMYTIEICMTELDRDLARSFFQHPGDGKNGDTAGKEMTEITGIGEIIPGALICDFAFDPCGYSMNGIDGDRHSTIHVTPEDGFSYASYECVGSVYDCDDVVRVLKRVFKVFRPATMSVSTTCVSHDVWTLVAGALEPLGMKCRSCAVDEFPAAGNVVYQTFTARRNK; this comes from the coding sequence ATGGCTCTCTCTGGCTTTGAAGGTTTTGAAAAGCGTCTCGAGCTCCACTTCTTCGGGGACGACCCTAAAAATGTAGGGCTCGGCCTCAGACTCCTCGACTTCGAGATCCTAGACGAGCAAATCCTTCAGGCTGTGCAGTGCACCGTGGTCTCCGCCGTAGCCAATCACTACTTCGACGCCTACGTGTTGTCGGAGTCAAGTCTCTTTGTTTACCCTACCAAGATCATCATCAAGACATGTGGCACCACCGAGCTTCTCAAGTCAGTGGCGCCGCTGCTCCGCCACGCGTCGCTTCTCGGCCTCACTCTCACCTCCTGTCGCTACAGTCGCGGCAACTTTATCTTCCCCGCCGCACAGCCTTTTCCCCACGACACCTTCCAAAACGAGGTCGTTTACTTGGAAGACTCCCTCCCTGACTCCCTCTGCTACCGCAAGGCCTCCGTCATGCCCTCCAAGACACCTTCACACTCGTGGCATGTGTTTTCTGCTTCAACTGAAGCGACGTCGTATCCGCTCAACGGCGACGTAATGTACACCATTGAGATATGCATGACGGAGCTGGACCGTGACCTGGCGCGGAGCTTTTTTCAACATCCGGGGGATGGAAAGAACGGTGACACCGCCGGAAAAGAGATGACGGAGATAACCGGAATCGGAGAAATCATTCCCGGTGCTTTGATCTGCGACTTTGCTTTCGACCCTTGTGGATACTCCATGAATGGTATCGACGGCGATCGGCACTCCACCATTCATGTCACTCCTGAAGACGGGTTTAGTTACGCGAGCTATGAGTGCGTGGGGTCGGTGTACGACTGCGACGACGTCGTTCGGGTGCTGAAGAGGGTGTTCAAGGTGTTCCGGCCGGCGACCATGTCGGTATCCACCACGTGCGTGAGCCACGATGTGTGGACGCTGGTGGCCGGGGCTCTGGAGCCGCTAGGAATGAAGTGCCGGAGTTGCGCCGTGGATGAGTTCCCGGCTGCGGGGAATGTGGTGTACCAGACGTTCACGGCTCGCCGGAATAAGTAG